TTTTTACTGCGGGAACAGGAGAAAAACGGCTCCTGGTTCGGGCGCTGGGGCACCAATTATATTTATGGTACCTGGTCGGTGCTGGAAGCCTTCCGGCTGGCCAAGTTCGATATGCAGCATATATCGGTGCGCCGCGCCGTGAAGTGGCTGGAATCGGTGCAAAGAGTGGATGGCGGCTGGGGGGAAACCAATGATTCTTATTTGGATACTCAACTGGCAGGCCGGTTTACTGAAACCAGCACCGCGTTCCAAACCGCGTGGGCGGTGTTGGGTCTCATGGCGGCGGGCGAAGTGCATAGCGAACCGGTACGCAGAGGCATCCAGTATCTGCTGCGCAACCAGTGCGACGATCATTTGTGGGAAGAACCCTGGTTTACCGCACCTGGCTTCCCGCGCGTCTTTTATCTGCGCTATCACGGCTATTCAAAATTCTTTCCGCTGTGGGCATTGGCGCGTTATCGGGTTTTAACAAGAGAGGTCGGCAATTGAAAATCATCGGCGTTGTTTCGGCGCTAAAATCCGAAGCCAGCTGCTTATTGGAAAAACAGAACTTTCCGCTTTATCAGGTGGTGGAGATCGGGGAAAGAACTTCATTATGTCTTAGCAGCATCGGCAGCAAGGCGGCGCGAGGGGCGGCGTTGAAATTGCGCGAGCGCGACATTAATGCTCTGGTCAGTTTCGGTGTTGCGGCTGCTGTGAATAACGAATTGATTCCTGGTGATCTGGTGTTGCCGGAGGCGGTTACGATGAACGGTGAGGTCCTGCCGGTGGATTTGGAATGGCGTAACCGGCTGGCGGGCGTGATGTCAAAACAGCTGACGGTTGCCGGTGGAATTCTGGCGTCTTGCGAGGAACCGCTAACTTCAACCGAACAAAAACTGGCGCTGGGTGAAGCAACGGGCGCTTGCGCGGCGGATATGGAAACGGCGGCGATAGCAAAAGTGGCAGCTGAGGCCGGTATTTCGTTTCTTGCCATCCGCGCGATTGTCGATCCTATCGAGTTTTCTCCGCCGGAAGCATTGATGAGCGCAGTCTATCCGGATGGCAGCGTGGATGCGGTTCAGTTGATTAAATTAGTGCTGAACGGTTCCATATCGATCAAAACGCTGATCCATCTTGGGCTTGGCATGCATGTGGCGCGCTCCGCGTTGATTGAAGTCGTGCAAAGAACCGGACTGACTTTTGCCAGCGACTACATGCCTTCTTACCGTAATCTTCAGGAACATCAGAGTCAGTCAATCAATAACGAGTGATTGGAATTGCAATGCAGCCAGTTGCGAGTACAGCGGACTGGATTGCAGCAATTGCGCATGTGTTCCTATCGCTTCCAGCCGCCCGTGATTGAGCACAGCAATCCGGTCTGCGGATTGCACGGTTGCCAGACGGTGCGCGATGACCAGCGTGGTACGATTGCGCATCAACTGCTGCAACGCTTGCTGCACCCAATGCTCGCTTTGCGCGTCTAGCGCGCTGGTGGCTTCATCCAGCAACAAAACCGGCGCATCGGCCAGAATCGCCCGGGCAATGGCCAGACGCTGTTTCTGTCCACCCGATAAACCCAATCCGGAATCCCCCAGGTGTGTTTGATAGCCTTGCGGCAATTGACAGATAAACTCATGCGCGTATGCGGCAATAGCGGCTGCTTCTACTTCCGCATCACTGGCATTGGGATGGGCGTAGCGCAGGTTGTCGCCGATGGTGCCGTAAAATAGCGCCGGATTTTGCGACACCAGCGCAAAGCAGCGGCGTAACGCAAACAGATCGAGGTTGCGGATATTGACGCCTTCCAACTTAATGAAACCGGATTGACTGTCAAAGAAACGCAGTAACAGGTCGAACAACGTTGACTTGCCCGCACCGGAAGGACCGACCAATGCGAGTGTTTCACCTGCCCGGACCGTCAAGGTCAGATTGTCGATGGCTAGGATATCGGGGCGGGAAGGGTACGCGAAGCACAGTTGATCGATGGCGATATTTCCTGATACGTTGGTTAGAGGCTGAGGGGTTTCCGGCGACTGAATCCGGTTCGGCGCTTGCAACAATTCTACCGTGCGCTCGGCGGCACCGGCGGCACGCTGTAATTCGCCGATGACTTCCGAAATGGAAGCAACAGCGGAGCCGACAATGACGCTGTAGAAAACAAATGCCGCCAATTCGCCCGCGCTGATTCGTCCTTCGATCACATCCAAGCCGCCCACCCACAGCATCACACCGACCGCGCCCATCACCAGCAGAATGACCAAGGTGATCAGTAATGCGCGTTGCAGCGTGCGTTGCTTGGCGACAGTA
The nucleotide sequence above comes from Gammaproteobacteria bacterium. Encoded proteins:
- a CDS encoding phosphorylase; translated protein: MKIIGVVSALKSEASCLLEKQNFPLYQVVEIGERTSLCLSSIGSKAARGAALKLRERDINALVSFGVAAAVNNELIPGDLVLPEAVTMNGEVLPVDLEWRNRLAGVMSKQLTVAGGILASCEEPLTSTEQKLALGEATGACAADMETAAIAKVAAEAGISFLAIRAIVDPIEFSPPEALMSAVYPDGSVDAVQLIKLVLNGSISIKTLIHLGLGMHVARSALIEVVQRTGLTFASDYMPSYRNLQEHQSQSINNE
- a CDS encoding ATP-binding cassette domain-containing protein, giving the protein MTDSGKNTQTRWQAIKQAAQFIAPYRRQVIYSLLALLFTAMITLSIGQGIRLMIDQGFATQSKELLSQYVGMFLLLVIALAIGTFTRYYWVTWLGERVIADVRSRVFNHLIHLHPGFFEENRSLEIQSRLTADMTLLQTVIGSSISFALRNLIMMIGGIVWLFITNAKLTALVMICVPLVVIPIVIYGRRVRQLSRQSQDKIAAVGAYVGEVLGQIKTVQAYNHQPIDQRTFHSQVEEAFTVAKQRTLQRALLITLVILLVMGAVGVMLWVGGLDVIEGRISAGELAAFVFYSVIVGSAVASISEVIGELQRAAGAAERTVELLQAPNRIQSPETPQPLTNVSGNIAIDQLCFAYPSRPDILAIDNLTLTVRAGETLALVGPSGAGKSTLFDLLLRFFDSQSGFIKLEGVNIRNLDLFALRRCFALVSQNPALFYGTIGDNLRYAHPNASDAEVEAAAIAAYAHEFICQLPQGYQTHLGDSGLGLSGGQKQRLAIARAILADAPVLLLDEATSALDAQSEHWVQQALQQLMRNRTTLVIAHRLATVQSADRIAVLNHGRLEAIGTHAQLLQSSPLYSQLAALQFQSLVID